Proteins co-encoded in one Vibrio fortis genomic window:
- the fliL gene encoding flagellar basal body-associated protein FliL, translated as MAEEQEAPKGKSKLLIIIIAVVVLLLGGGGAAFFLMGSDDSAAESEAQAQAPVTAAEPVAYVNIPQPFLFNVSGDKKDRLVQIKAQLMVRGTKNEELARYHSPLVESTLLATFASATVDQLRSPTGRIELRDKATEDIKASLTQAVGQPVIEKVLFTDFVIQ; from the coding sequence ATGGCAGAAGAACAAGAAGCACCCAAAGGCAAAAGTAAATTACTGATCATTATTATTGCAGTTGTCGTGTTGCTACTGGGTGGTGGTGGCGCAGCATTTTTCTTAATGGGCTCGGATGACAGCGCCGCTGAATCTGAAGCTCAAGCGCAGGCACCAGTGACTGCTGCCGAGCCAGTTGCTTATGTCAATATTCCCCAGCCGTTCCTATTTAATGTCTCAGGAGACAAAAAGGATCGCCTGGTACAGATCAAAGCACAGCTGATGGTCCGTGGTACTAAGAATGAAGAGTTGGCACGTTACCACTCTCCGTTAGTGGAAAGCACCCTGTTGGCAACGTTTGCTTCAGCTACGGTAGATCAACTGCGCTCTCCAACAGGACGCATTGAGCTACGAGATAAAGCGACAGAAGACATCAAGGCGAGCCTAACTCAGGCCGTTGGGCAACCTGTTATTGAAAAAGTGTTATTCACTGACTTTGTAATTCAGTAG
- the fliM gene encoding flagellar motor switch protein FliM, translating to MTDLLSQDEIDALLHGVDDVEEVEEVLETESDNAVNFDFSSQDRIVRGRMPTLELINERFARHMRISLFNMLRKTAEVSINGVQMMKFGEYQNTLYVPTSLNMVRFRPLKGTALITMEARLVFILVENFFGGDGRFHAKIEGREFTPTERRIIQLLLKIVFEDYKEAWSPVMGVEFEYLDSEVNPSMANIVSPTEVIVVSSFHIEVDGGGGDFHVVMPYSMVEPIRELLDAGVQSDKMETDVRWSTALRDEIMDVPVNFRVNLLEQDISLRDLMELRPGDVIPMDMPEHATMFVEELPTYRVKMGRSGEKLAVQISEKIERPHVVKTDLAFLGKDLMSELENDEDNE from the coding sequence GTGACCGATTTATTAAGCCAAGACGAAATTGATGCGCTGTTACACGGCGTAGATGATGTTGAAGAGGTAGAAGAAGTCTTAGAGACGGAGTCGGACAATGCCGTCAACTTCGACTTCTCCTCTCAAGATCGAATCGTCCGTGGTCGAATGCCGACCCTTGAACTTATTAACGAGCGTTTTGCGCGCCACATGCGTATCAGCTTGTTTAATATGTTGAGGAAAACGGCAGAAGTCTCGATTAACGGCGTACAAATGATGAAGTTTGGTGAATACCAAAATACGTTGTACGTACCAACCAGTCTTAACATGGTGCGCTTTAGACCGTTAAAAGGTACAGCGCTTATCACCATGGAAGCACGTTTAGTGTTTATTCTGGTAGAGAACTTCTTTGGTGGTGATGGTCGATTCCACGCCAAGATTGAAGGTCGTGAATTTACCCCGACTGAGCGTCGAATTATCCAGCTTCTTCTCAAGATCGTGTTTGAGGACTACAAAGAAGCCTGGTCGCCAGTGATGGGTGTTGAGTTTGAATATCTAGACTCAGAAGTAAACCCAAGCATGGCAAACATCGTGAGCCCGACAGAGGTGATCGTAGTAAGCTCATTCCATATTGAAGTGGACGGCGGTGGCGGTGACTTCCACGTTGTGATGCCATACTCCATGGTAGAGCCAATCCGTGAATTGCTCGATGCCGGTGTTCAATCCGATAAGATGGAAACCGACGTTCGTTGGAGCACGGCTCTGCGTGATGAAATCATGGATGTACCAGTGAACTTCCGCGTAAACCTTCTAGAGCAAGATATCTCTTTACGCGACCTCATGGAGCTGCGTCCAGGTGATGTTATCCCAATGGACATGCCAGAGCATGCGACTATGTTTGTTGAAGAACTCCCAACATATCGCGTGAAAATGGGGCGCTCTGGAGAGAAGCTAGCGGTTCAAATCTCTGAGAAGATTGAACGACCACACGTGGTTAAAACAGACCTTGCATTCTTAGGTAAAGACTTGATGTCTGAGCTTGAGAATGATGAAGACAACGAATAA
- the fliN gene encoding flagellar motor switch protein FliN, giving the protein MEPSEDQKLADEWAAALGEDPSAPSIDVDDVLAAPLDELTDSSSPISEDERRKLDTIMDIPVTISMEVGRSQISIRNLLQLNQGSVVELDRIAGESLDVMVNGTLIAHGEVVVVNDKFGIRLTDVISQTERIKKLR; this is encoded by the coding sequence ATGGAACCTAGTGAAGATCAAAAGTTGGCAGACGAATGGGCTGCCGCACTTGGTGAAGATCCGTCGGCACCTTCGATTGATGTGGATGACGTGTTAGCGGCGCCATTGGATGAACTGACAGATTCATCCTCTCCAATCTCAGAAGATGAGCGTCGTAAGCTCGACACCATCATGGACATTCCGGTCACTATTTCTATGGAAGTAGGCCGTTCGCAGATCAGTATCCGTAACCTGCTGCAATTAAACCAAGGTTCAGTTGTAGAGCTAGACCGCATCGCAGGTGAGTCTTTAGACGTGATGGTTAACGGGACTTTAATTGCTCACGGCGAGGTTGTTGTGGTCAATGATAAGTTTGGTATTCGTTTAACCGACGTTATCAGCCAGACAGAACGCATTAAGAAGCTGCGTTAA
- the fliO gene encoding flagellar biosynthetic protein FliO produces MAGRTQALVVMGLMMTPSYAFAAAPDLDLATTFGSLILVIGFILFLAWLLKRMQVPAMTNQQGLSIIRQIPVGTKERIAIVQAGEEQFLVGITSQSIQLISKLEEPLSKEMLEKNTFSNQLSQLMKKDANK; encoded by the coding sequence ATGGCAGGGCGGACTCAAGCGCTGGTTGTGATGGGGTTAATGATGACCCCTTCTTATGCATTCGCTGCCGCGCCAGACCTCGATTTAGCGACCACATTTGGGTCGCTAATTTTGGTTATAGGCTTCATTTTATTTCTTGCTTGGCTGCTAAAGCGAATGCAAGTTCCTGCAATGACGAATCAGCAAGGGTTGTCGATCATTCGTCAAATTCCAGTAGGGACGAAAGAGCGTATCGCAATTGTTCAAGCGGGAGAAGAGCAGTTCTTAGTCGGTATTACCAGTCAATCGATTCAGCTAATTTCAAAGCTGGAAGAGCCTTTATCCAAAGAGATGTTGGAAAAAAATACTTTTTCAAATCAACTCTCTCAGTTAATGAAGAAAGATGCCAATAAGTAA
- the fliP gene encoding flagellar type III secretion system pore protein FliP (The bacterial flagellar biogenesis protein FliP forms a type III secretion system (T3SS)-type pore required for flagellar assembly.), which translates to MLVMSLFLSQSVMAQAEDGTIPANIAGSESVTVSTMQQDQASAQTITTGSLTGNGGGIPAFTMTTNAEGGEDYSINLQILALMTMLGFLPAMVILMTSFTRIVVVMSILRQAMGLQQTPSNQVIIGIAIFLTFFIMSPVINQVNEQAVQPYLNEQISARQAFDVAQEPIKAFMLKQTRIKDLETFVQISGAEVQNPEDVSMAILIPAFITSELKTAFQIGFMLFLPFLIIDLVVASVLMAMGMMMLSPMIVSLPFKLMLFVLVDGWNLILSTLAGSFAL; encoded by the coding sequence ATGCTGGTGATGTCGCTATTTTTGAGCCAATCTGTTATGGCGCAAGCTGAAGATGGGACGATTCCTGCCAACATCGCGGGGTCGGAGTCTGTTACGGTCAGCACGATGCAACAAGACCAAGCATCAGCTCAAACCATTACTACAGGAAGCCTAACGGGTAACGGTGGAGGGATTCCAGCCTTTACCATGACCACCAATGCTGAAGGTGGCGAAGACTACTCGATAAACCTACAGATTTTGGCCTTGATGACCATGCTTGGCTTCTTGCCAGCTATGGTTATCTTGATGACGTCGTTTACCCGTATTGTGGTGGTGATGTCGATCTTGCGTCAGGCGATGGGTCTACAGCAGACGCCGTCTAACCAAGTGATCATTGGTATCGCAATCTTTTTGACCTTCTTTATCATGTCGCCAGTGATCAATCAGGTGAATGAACAAGCCGTTCAACCCTACTTGAATGAACAGATCAGTGCTCGACAGGCGTTTGATGTGGCTCAGGAGCCGATCAAAGCCTTCATGTTGAAGCAGACTCGAATCAAAGATTTAGAAACCTTTGTTCAAATTTCTGGAGCGGAAGTACAAAACCCAGAAGACGTATCGATGGCGATCTTGATTCCTGCGTTCATTACTTCAGAACTCAAAACCGCCTTCCAGATTGGCTTTATGCTGTTCTTACCATTTTTGATCATCGACCTTGTCGTTGCTTCGGTGTTGATGGCAATGGGTATGATGATGCTTTCACCAATGATCGTATCGCTACCATTCAAACTGATGTTGTTTGTATTGGTTGATGGCTGGAACTTAATACTCTCCACCCTCGCCGGCAGTTTTGCCTTGTAG
- the fliQ gene encoding flagellar biosynthesis protein FliQ codes for MNPEIFVELFRDALWMVLIMVCAIIIPSLLIGLVVAIFQAATSINEQTLSFLPRLIVTLLALMLFAHWMTQMMMEFFFELIERLPQVLY; via the coding sequence ATGAATCCAGAGATATTTGTCGAGTTATTTAGGGATGCACTTTGGATGGTACTCATCATGGTGTGTGCCATTATTATCCCAAGTTTGTTGATTGGTCTGGTGGTGGCAATCTTCCAAGCCGCAACCTCGATTAACGAACAAACCCTAAGTTTCTTGCCCCGCTTGATCGTGACGCTTTTAGCCTTGATGCTATTTGCGCACTGGATGACGCAGATGATGATGGAGTTCTTTTTCGAACTCATTGAGCGTCTGCCACAAGTCTTGTACTAA
- the fliR gene encoding flagellar biosynthetic protein FliR yields the protein MEYPASVVLDWLANYFWPYTRISSMLMVMTVTGARFVSPRIRLYLGLAITFAVMPAIPAVPQDIELLSFKGFLTLFEQVLIGIAMGIVTQFMIQTFVMLGQILGMQSSLGFASMVDPANGQNTPVLGQLFMFLATMFFLVTDGHLKMLQLVVFSFKTLPIGSGSLTAVDFRELALWLGIMFKTALAMSLSGIIALLTINLSFGVMTRAAPQLNIFSLGFAFALLVGLLLCWYILGGLYGHYELFWMQGEQQICRLIRLDC from the coding sequence ATGGAATACCCGGCGTCCGTTGTTCTCGATTGGTTAGCAAACTATTTTTGGCCTTATACTCGTATCTCATCAATGCTGATGGTGATGACGGTAACCGGGGCACGCTTTGTTTCGCCTCGAATTCGCCTCTATCTTGGCCTTGCGATTACTTTTGCGGTGATGCCGGCTATTCCTGCGGTACCGCAAGACATTGAATTGCTCTCTTTTAAAGGCTTTTTGACCTTGTTTGAGCAAGTTTTGATTGGTATTGCGATGGGCATTGTGACCCAATTTATGATTCAGACATTCGTAATGCTGGGTCAGATTCTCGGTATGCAGTCGAGCTTAGGCTTTGCTTCAATGGTCGACCCTGCTAACGGGCAAAATACTCCGGTTCTTGGTCAGTTGTTCATGTTCCTAGCGACGATGTTCTTCTTGGTGACTGATGGTCATTTGAAGATGTTGCAGCTGGTTGTGTTTAGCTTTAAAACGTTGCCAATTGGCAGTGGCTCATTGACTGCGGTCGATTTTAGAGAGTTAGCTCTGTGGCTCGGGATTATGTTCAAAACGGCGCTCGCGATGTCATTATCTGGCATTATTGCACTACTCACGATTAACCTGTCGTTTGGTGTAATGACGCGTGCTGCACCACAACTTAATATCTTCTCGCTCGGTTTCGCGTTTGCGTTGTTGGTCGGTTTATTATTATGTTGGTATATCTTGGGCGGCCTATACGGTCACTATGAACTATTCTGGATGCAAGGCGAACAGCAAATATGTCGCTTGATCCGGTTGGATTGTTAG
- the flhB gene encoding flagellar biosynthesis protein FlhB gives MAESDGQERTEEATPRRLQQAKEKGQVARSKELASASVLIIGAVALMWFGESMAKALFEAMQRLFTLSREEIFDTTKLLEIAGGAVVNLLFPLLLILVTLFVAAVIGAAGVGGINFSMQAAMPKASKLNPLSGIKRMFGMQSWVELIKSILKVALVSGMAIYLIQASQGDLMQLSMDVYPQNIFHALDILLNFILLISCSLLIVVAIDIPFQIWQHADQLKMTKQEVKDEYKDTEGKPEVKGRIRMLQREAAQRRMMADVPQADVIVTNPEHFSVALRYKQDQDKAPVVVAKGVDHMAMKIREVAREHDIYIVPAPSLARALYHTTELEQQIPDGLFTAVAQVLAYVFQLKQYRKRGGERPKLQQSNMPIPPELRH, from the coding sequence TTGGCAGAGTCAGACGGTCAAGAACGCACAGAAGAAGCCACGCCCAGACGCTTGCAACAGGCCAAAGAGAAAGGGCAGGTTGCAAGGTCAAAAGAGCTCGCGTCAGCGTCAGTATTAATTATCGGAGCCGTTGCTTTGATGTGGTTTGGTGAATCTATGGCCAAAGCACTTTTTGAAGCGATGCAGCGTCTGTTTACTCTTAGCCGTGAAGAGATTTTTGACACCACTAAACTGCTGGAAATAGCGGGTGGTGCAGTCGTGAATCTGCTGTTTCCGTTACTCCTAATCTTGGTCACTCTGTTCGTTGCCGCGGTGATTGGTGCTGCAGGGGTTGGCGGTATCAACTTCTCAATGCAGGCCGCGATGCCGAAGGCGTCTAAGCTCAACCCGCTTAGTGGTATTAAGCGGATGTTTGGTATGCAGAGCTGGGTAGAGTTGATTAAGTCGATCCTCAAAGTCGCTCTGGTATCGGGTATGGCTATCTATCTGATTCAGGCGTCTCAAGGCGACTTGATGCAGCTCAGCATGGATGTCTATCCACAAAACATTTTTCATGCTCTCGATATTCTGCTCAATTTCATTTTGTTGATCAGCTGTTCGCTGTTGATCGTTGTGGCTATTGATATCCCATTTCAGATTTGGCAACACGCTGACCAATTGAAGATGACCAAGCAAGAGGTTAAAGACGAATACAAGGATACGGAAGGTAAGCCGGAAGTGAAGGGGCGTATTCGTATGCTTCAGCGCGAAGCGGCTCAGCGTCGTATGATGGCGGACGTTCCACAGGCCGATGTTATTGTTACCAACCCAGAGCACTTCTCGGTAGCACTTCGTTATAAGCAAGACCAAGATAAAGCGCCGGTTGTTGTTGCGAAGGGTGTTGACCATATGGCGATGAAGATCCGTGAAGTCGCGCGTGAGCATGATATCTACATCGTGCCAGCACCGTCTCTTGCACGTGCCCTGTATCATACAACTGAGCTTGAACAACAAATTCCTGACGGCTTGTTTACGGCAGTCGCGCAAGTGCTTGCGTATGTTTTCCAGCTCAAGCAGTATCGTAAACGTGGCGGAGAGCGCCCGAAATTACAGCAATCTAATATGCCGATCCCACCTGAGTTACGTCATTAG
- the flhA gene encoding flagellar biosynthesis protein FlhA, translating to MKFSLPFSDKLPKLPNRAMPAVGAPVMVLATLAMVILPIPAFLLDMFFTFNIALAMVVLLVTVYTRRPLDFAAFPTVLLIATLLRLALNVASTRVVLLYGHEGGDAAGNVIEAFGNVVIGGNYAVGLVVFLILMIINFMVVTKGAGRISEVSARFTLDALPGKQMAIDADLNAGLIDQEQARTRRFEVTKEADFYGSMDGASKFVKGDAIAGILILFINIIGGLSIGMAQFGLGFGEAIEIYTLLTIGDGLVAQIPSLLLSIAAAMMVTRQNTDEDMGQQLVFQMFDNPKALMITAAILGVMGIVPGMPHFAFLTLAIAAGAGAYLIDKKQKQKAKEPKLPAAMEPGGEAPAQKELSWDDVQPVDTIGLEVGYRLIPLVDKDQGGELLERVKGVRKKLSQDFGFLIPAVHIRDNLELTPNSYRITLMGVAVGEAEIKPDMELAINPGQVYGMIDGEPTIDPAFGLEAVWIREEQREHAQALGYTVVDSSTVLATHLSQLLTNNASQLLGHEEVQNLLEMLSRSAPKLVEGFVPDQLQLGVVVKVLQNLLNEAIPIRDVRTIVQTLAEYSGKSQEPDILTAAVRISLKRLIVQEINGIEPELPVITLIPELEQILHQTMQASGGESAGIEPGLAERLQTSLSQATQEQELKGEPAVLLTSGVLRSTLAKFVKNTIPSLRVLSYQEIPDEKQIRIVQAVGN from the coding sequence ATGAAATTCTCCCTACCTTTCTCGGATAAGCTACCCAAGCTACCAAACCGCGCGATGCCAGCTGTAGGTGCGCCAGTCATGGTCTTGGCGACGCTCGCTATGGTGATCTTACCGATCCCGGCTTTTCTACTGGATATGTTTTTCACCTTTAACATCGCGTTGGCCATGGTGGTGTTACTGGTAACGGTTTATACCCGTCGCCCGCTCGACTTCGCCGCTTTCCCAACTGTGCTTCTTATCGCAACGTTGTTAAGACTTGCGTTGAACGTGGCGTCTACGCGTGTGGTTCTTCTATATGGTCATGAAGGTGGCGACGCGGCCGGTAACGTTATCGAGGCATTTGGTAACGTAGTAATTGGTGGTAACTACGCCGTCGGTCTAGTGGTCTTCCTAATCTTGATGATCATTAACTTCATGGTTGTAACCAAAGGTGCGGGTCGTATCTCAGAAGTAAGCGCCCGTTTTACCTTGGATGCATTACCGGGTAAGCAGATGGCGATTGATGCGGACTTGAATGCGGGTTTGATTGACCAAGAGCAAGCGCGTACGCGTCGTTTTGAAGTGACCAAAGAAGCGGACTTCTATGGTTCGATGGATGGTGCGTCGAAATTCGTTAAAGGTGATGCCATTGCCGGTATCTTGATTCTGTTCATCAACATTATCGGTGGTTTAAGCATCGGTATGGCGCAATTCGGCTTAGGCTTTGGTGAAGCGATCGAGATCTACACTTTGCTGACCATTGGTGATGGTTTGGTAGCACAAATTCCGTCGCTATTGCTTTCGATTGCTGCTGCAATGATGGTGACTCGTCAGAACACCGATGAAGACATGGGGCAACAGCTGGTCTTCCAGATGTTCGACAACCCGAAGGCTCTGATGATCACAGCAGCAATTCTTGGTGTGATGGGTATTGTGCCGGGCATGCCTCATTTTGCGTTCTTGACTCTAGCGATTGCAGCAGGGGCAGGCGCGTACCTCATTGATAAAAAGCAGAAGCAAAAGGCCAAAGAACCAAAATTGCCAGCGGCGATGGAGCCAGGTGGCGAAGCGCCAGCCCAAAAAGAGCTGTCATGGGATGATGTTCAGCCTGTAGATACGATTGGGCTAGAAGTGGGTTATCGCTTGATTCCTTTGGTGGACAAAGATCAAGGTGGCGAGTTACTTGAGCGTGTTAAAGGGGTGCGCAAAAAGCTATCTCAAGACTTTGGTTTCCTAATTCCTGCGGTTCATATTCGCGACAACCTTGAGTTAACGCCAAATAGCTACCGAATCACATTAATGGGTGTGGCGGTGGGTGAAGCCGAGATTAAACCGGACATGGAGCTGGCGATTAACCCAGGACAAGTCTACGGCATGATTGATGGTGAGCCCACTATTGACCCAGCCTTTGGCCTAGAAGCAGTTTGGATCCGTGAAGAGCAGCGTGAACACGCACAAGCCCTTGGTTACACCGTAGTCGATTCCTCTACGGTATTGGCGACGCACTTGAGTCAGTTGTTAACTAACAATGCATCACAGCTACTTGGTCACGAAGAAGTACAAAACCTATTGGAGATGCTTAGCCGTTCTGCACCTAAGCTGGTGGAAGGCTTTGTACCTGACCAACTGCAATTGGGTGTGGTGGTTAAAGTGCTTCAGAACCTGCTTAATGAGGCGATCCCTATTCGAGACGTTCGAACGATTGTACAAACATTGGCGGAGTATTCTGGAAAGAGTCAAGAACCCGACATTCTTACCGCTGCAGTTCGTATCTCTCTGAAACGACTAATTGTGCAGGAAATCAATGGTATAGAGCCAGAATTGCCTGTAATAACGCTCATTCCTGAACTGGAACAAATCTTGCATCAAACCATGCAGGCATCCGGTGGTGAATCTGCAGGAATTGAACCTGGTTTGGCCGAGCGTCTTCAGACCTCGCTAAGTCAGGCAACCCAAGAGCAAGAGCTTAAAGGAGAACCAGCGGTACTGCTTACCTCTGGTGTATTGCGATCAACATTAGCCAAGTTTGTTAAGAACACGATCCCGAGCTTACGAGTCCTCTCTTATCAAGAGATTCCAGACGAAAAGCAGATCCGAATTGTACAAGCTGTTGGAAACTAA
- the flhF gene encoding flagellar biosynthesis protein FlhF, giving the protein MKIKRFFAKDMRTALLQVKEELGSDAVIMSNKKVAGGVEIVAAIDGESNQPAAAPRLNKPQPTQSQYTQMAAPKSGQRQLDDDRVSIGGSGSESGRSMTKRFANMLKQYSHGAEEEPQHRAENEDSLSALLNRQAGSKHNVDSAFSSHESGLAKLIAEDRRVERPPHRLDPTRYDRGREPESSRNSDSEMETMREEMTSIRRLLEHQVSGLMWQEVERREPLRAMLIKRLERMGVSPELADQMACYIPEDTKPARAWKALLALVADQISVTQKDILKRGGVVALLGPTGVGKTTTVAKLAARAAMEYGADNVALVTTDTYRIGAHEQLSIYGRIMGCPVRVAKDSKELADVIYQLRNRRLILVDTAGMGQRDVRLSEQLDTLMQESGSVIHSYLVLPATAQRKVLQETIEHFRRIPLSGCILTKLDESLSLGEFISVVIQNALPVAYIANGQRVPEDIVIAQPKYMIAKANELLEKSTENEPHYWNSDSEGL; this is encoded by the coding sequence TTGAAAATTAAACGATTTTTTGCAAAAGATATGCGAACAGCGTTGCTCCAAGTTAAAGAAGAACTTGGTTCCGATGCTGTGATCATGTCTAACAAAAAGGTCGCAGGTGGCGTTGAGATCGTTGCAGCTATTGATGGTGAGTCCAATCAACCAGCAGCGGCGCCACGACTTAACAAGCCTCAGCCTACGCAGAGTCAGTATACGCAAATGGCCGCACCGAAATCGGGTCAGCGTCAGCTTGATGACGACCGAGTGAGCATTGGTGGTTCAGGCTCAGAGAGCGGCCGTTCAATGACCAAGCGCTTTGCGAACATGCTTAAGCAATACAGTCACGGTGCAGAGGAAGAGCCTCAACATCGTGCTGAAAATGAAGATTCGTTATCTGCATTGCTGAACCGACAAGCGGGCAGCAAACACAATGTTGATTCAGCGTTCTCTTCTCATGAGTCTGGTCTTGCTAAGTTAATTGCAGAAGATCGCCGTGTTGAGCGTCCACCACATCGTTTGGATCCAACTCGATACGATCGCGGGCGAGAGCCAGAATCTTCACGTAACTCTGATTCCGAAATGGAGACGATGCGTGAAGAGATGACCTCGATTCGTCGTCTGCTTGAACATCAAGTCTCTGGGCTTATGTGGCAAGAGGTAGAGCGCCGTGAGCCGCTGCGAGCGATGTTGATCAAGCGTCTTGAGCGTATGGGCGTTTCTCCTGAGCTTGCTGACCAAATGGCTTGTTACATCCCAGAAGACACTAAACCAGCGCGCGCGTGGAAAGCTCTGTTAGCGCTGGTGGCTGATCAGATCTCAGTCACCCAGAAAGATATTCTTAAGCGTGGTGGTGTTGTCGCTCTGTTAGGGCCAACGGGTGTCGGAAAAACCACAACCGTTGCGAAGCTCGCTGCTCGAGCGGCAATGGAATACGGTGCAGACAATGTCGCACTGGTTACAACCGACACTTATCGAATTGGTGCACATGAGCAACTCTCCATATATGGAAGAATTATGGGTTGTCCCGTAAGAGTTGCTAAAGATTCTAAAGAATTGGCCGATGTTATATATCAACTGCGTAACCGTCGCCTAATTCTGGTTGATACTGCAGGCATGGGGCAACGAGATGTTCGCCTGTCTGAGCAGTTAGATACACTGATGCAAGAGAGTGGTTCCGTGATTCACAGTTACTTGGTGTTGCCAGCAACAGCGCAGCGCAAAGTTCTGCAAGAGACGATTGAACACTTTAGAAGAATCCCGCTGTCGGGATGCATCCTGACTAAGCTCGATGAGTCGCTAAGTTTGGGTGAATTCATCAGTGTAGTAATACAAAATGCATTGCCAGTTGCGTACATCGCAAATGGTCAACGAGTTCCTGAAGATATCGTTATCGCTCAACCGAAGTACATGATTGCTAAGGCGAACGAGCTACTCGAGAAATCGACAGAGAATGAACCTCATTACTGGAATAGCGATTCTGAAGGACTCTAG
- a CDS encoding MinD/ParA family protein, which produces MTENMIHDQASGLRRLTKPSLTKVIAVTGGKGGVGKSNVTLGLAICMARQGKKVMVLDADLGLANVDIMLGIRSKRNLGHVLAGECELKDAIVEGPHGIKIIPATSGTQSMTELSHAQHAGLIRAFGTLEDEMDVLLIDTAAGISDMVVSFSRAAQDVVVVVCDEPTSITDAYALIKLLSREHQVQRFKVVANMVRSYREGRELFAKLTLVTERFLNVSLELVACIPLDDKVRQSVKRQKIVVDAFPRSPAALAISSLANKALTWPIPKTPSGHLEFFVERLLNRSTYAEEPFGE; this is translated from the coding sequence ATGACTGAAAATATGATACATGACCAAGCTAGCGGCCTCCGTCGCTTAACCAAGCCTTCTTTGACCAAAGTTATTGCGGTAACCGGTGGTAAAGGTGGTGTGGGTAAATCTAACGTCACTCTTGGACTGGCAATCTGTATGGCTCGCCAGGGCAAGAAGGTAATGGTACTGGATGCCGATTTAGGTCTGGCGAACGTGGATATCATGCTGGGTATTCGTTCAAAACGAAACCTAGGCCACGTATTGGCGGGCGAGTGCGAACTTAAAGACGCGATTGTGGAAGGTCCACACGGCATTAAGATTATCCCTGCGACATCGGGTACTCAAAGTATGACTGAGCTGTCGCACGCACAACACGCTGGTCTGATTCGAGCGTTTGGTACGCTTGAAGACGAAATGGATGTCTTGCTAATCGATACGGCAGCTGGTATATCTGACATGGTTGTGAGCTTCTCAAGAGCAGCACAAGACGTCGTTGTTGTCGTTTGTGATGAACCAACGTCGATCACTGATGCATATGCCTTGATTAAGCTTTTGAGTCGTGAACATCAGGTTCAACGATTCAAAGTTGTCGCAAATATGGTCAGAAGTTACCGTGAAGGCCGAGAATTATTTGCAAAATTGACGCTTGTCACAGAGCGTTTCTTGAATGTGAGCCTTGAACTCGTAGCATGTATACCTCTAGATGATAAAGTACGTCAATCAGTCAAGAGACAGAAAATCGTAGTGGATGCGTTCCCACGCTCTCCAGCTGCGTTAGCAATTAGCTCATTGGCGAATAAAGCGTTAACTTGGCCGATTCCGAAAACACCAAGTGGTCACTTGGAGTTTTTCGTGGAGCGTCTGTTAAATCGCAGTACATATGCAGAGGAACCATTTGGTGAATAA